The stretch of DNA GATTGAGAGTGGCAGTCTACATCCTGTGTACCCTTGGCACTGGGCTAGACTGATGAACCAGACATTAGATCGAACCACTCCACACACTAGATCGCATTTCTCCGCCAAGAATGGGTTCATCGTGTTGATTTCATGTATCTGCAGACATCTGCGTACCGCATGTACATTCAAACGTACCTCCCCCCTTGTGAACCTGTCCATCAATACAGTCAATGGTACGAGGTGGGGAGGAATACTTGCACATCGCACATGTCCCGGTGAGCCTAACAATGGCCATACACAAAGGAACTGAATCGACAAAGAGCCAGCCCGATAACTTGTGTATattctttttcctttttttcctttttttttgttttgtttctttCGGTCCTTCCATTTATCGGCGTATCCTATTTTTCGTCCATCCATATACACTTTTTCAGCTTTTCTTTTAATGGCTTTTTTGGTGCCTATGGTTCATCTCTTTCACTCCCATCACCGCCCAGCGGCAGCCAATGACAAAACCTGGCATGGACAACGTGGGGCCATTTGGGTTTGAAAACCATCAGAGTTAGCCTTGTGCTAGCTCAATATCGGTGTGCACGAGCCCAACCACTTCAATAGCGGAACTTCATCTTTCGACAGGACTGTCTGTCTTAGGTTTAGACACTTTGAGCCATCATCTCTTTGCATCCAGGTACCCACGTGTGTGAATGACAAGAGATGCAGAGCTCCACGGAAATTGGGTTCTTTTACATGCCCAAAAGAAGAAACGGGGGCACATGTGGGGGGCCGACAcggccttcttgaaggTGCCCAGACCAACCCCATTAATATATGACCGCCCAGGTCTTGTCATGCCTCGTATAGTCGAGCCGAGAACAACCGGTAGCCGAACCTCCTTATCCCCCGTTGGCAACGGTCAAATTATTTTAGAGTTGAGACTTTGCCAAAGCCAATCCTGCCGTAAGCTTCGCTTAGACTGTGCTGTCTGCATGATCATGCATCCAAACCGCTTGAGACGCGCCGTGCTGAAATCGTCTGAAAGAGCTGCTGAGACCCTGATTTGGCAGTCTATAAGAAGACGGCCAGATCTCGCTACTGTCGCCCCATCAAACAGCAAGGAAAAGCGTCCTGACCACCAGCCCCCAAAATGGCCGCTTCTaccagctcctccattCCTGACAATGTCGAGAAGTCCGCTTCTGTCGAGAAGTCCGCCTCCGCCGAGGACTACGAGATGGTCCATGCTCCTGTTGAGGAGAACCCCGAGTTTGTTGTCGATGACGTCAAGCGAAACCGACGACAGCGAATTGCCGACGGCTTCACCGTGCTGGCCGCTGGCTTTGCCCTCATCTCCGATGGTTACCAGAACTCTATGATGACCATGATGAACGTCACCTTCCAGGAGCGATACGGAAAGGAAGTCTACAATTCCACCGTCTCCACTCGAGTTTCCAAcgccctccttgtcggagAGGTCATTGGTATGATTGTTATTGGTCTGACCTGCGATTACATGGGCCGAAAGACCGCCATTGTCGTTACTACTATTCTGATTGTTCTTGGAGGTATCATGGCTACCGCCTCCCATGGTGTCACAACTGATGGTATGTTCTGGATGTTAGTCGTCTCAAGAGGTGTAATCGGTTTTGGATCAGGAGGAGAGTACCCCGCTGCTTCCACCTCCGCCTCCGAGGCCGCCAACGAAAAACATTTGCGAAAGAGGCGAGGAGCCATCTTTGTGCTGTGCACTAACCTGCCTCTGTCTTTCGGAAACCCCTTCTGTGTCATTGTCTTCCTGATTGTCTACGCCGCCTGTGGCTTCAAGGGTCAGCATCTGTCTACCGTGTGGCGAACCTGCATGGGTATCGGATGTATCTGGCCTCTGACCGTCTTCTACTTCCGACTCAAGATGGCCCAGCCCCGTCTCTACACCAAGTCTGCTATCAAGAAGTCCGTGCCCTACTGGCTCATTCTCAAGTTCTACTGGCGAACCATCATCGGTACTGCCGGAACCTGGTTCATCTACGATTTCGTTGTTTTCCCCAACGGTGTTTTCTCTGGATCCATTATCGCCACTATCATCAAGCCTGATGAGCCCGATAAGCTCCTCAAGACCGCCGAGTGGCAGCTGCTGATTGGAGCCATCGGTCTTCCTGGTGTCTTCATCGGTGCCTGGTTGTGTGAGAACAGGGTCCTTGGCCGAAAGTACACCATGCTTATTGGTTTCGCTCTCTGGATTGTCGTTGGTCTTATTATCGGATGTGCCTACACCCCCCTTAAGCGAAGCACTGGTGCTTTCGTCTTCATGTACGGTATGCTGTCTTCTTCGGGTAACCTGGGTCCTGGTAACATGCTGGGACTTGTTTCCTCCGAGGCCTACGCCACCGCCGTTCGAGGTACTCTCTACGGATTCTCCGCTGCTGTCGGCAAGGCCGGTGCTGCTGTCGGTACTCAGGTGTTTAAGCCGATTCAGGGCAACCTCGGTGACCGATGGACTTTCATCATTGCCGCCATTCTCGGTCTCTGTGGTGTGATTGTCACTCTCTTTTTCGTTCCCCGACTCAACGGTGAGGatctc from Yarrowia lipolytica chromosome 1D, complete sequence encodes:
- a CDS encoding uncharacterized protein (Compare to YALI0D08382g, similar to Saccharomyces cerevisiae GIT1 (YCR098C), similar to uniprot|P25346 Saccharomyces cerevisiae YCR098c GIT1 glycerophosphoinositol transporter), which produces MAASTSSSIPDNVEKSASVEKSASAEDYEMVHAPVEENPEFVVDDVKRNRRQRIADGFTVLAAGFALISDGYQNSMMTMMNVTFQERYGKEVYNSTVSTRVSNALLVGEVIGMIVIGLTCDYMGRKTAIVVTTILIVLGGIMATASHGVTTDGMFWMLVVSRGVIGFGSGGEYPAASTSASEAANEKHLRKRRGAIFVLCTNLPLSFGNPFCVIVFLIVYAACGFKGQHLSTVWRTCMGIGCIWPLTVFYFRLKMAQPRLYTKSAIKKSVPYWLILKFYWRTIIGTAGTWFIYDFVVFPNGVFSGSIIATIIKPDEPDKLLKTAEWQLLIGAIGLPGVFIGAWLCENRVLGRKYTMLIGFALWIVVGLIIGCAYTPLKRSTGAFVFMYGMLSSSGNLGPGNMLGLVSSEAYATAVRGTLYGFSAAVGKAGAAVGTQVFKPIQGNLGDRWTFIIAAILGLCGVIVTLFFVPRLNGEDLEEEDVRFKQFLRAHGWEGEFGTVADKVDDIEETTSDEAHDTDGIETQQIITETPNKMSN